In Scatophagus argus isolate fScaArg1 chromosome 7, fScaArg1.pri, whole genome shotgun sequence, a genomic segment contains:
- the bcap29 gene encoding B-cell receptor-associated protein 29, translating into MTLQWTAVAFFLYAEIAVNLILCIPFISAKRWRLVFSWRIWSWLSPYWNKCFFTMIMVLIVLFLDAVREVQKYSGPEPMHDAKVNPNLYDHVHMKLFRAQRNLYISGFSLFLWLIMRRVVTLLNQVAVTLEDSAGLQAQMDSAVKATKQCQDNNLMLKQALLDEEKAMSAKNQQLKLEAEKLANQVKAAEEAVRKSHAEVEAMRRQAKGLAQEYDRLLTEHHQLQNLQNAADKKDQ; encoded by the exons ATGACCCTCCAGTGGACAGCTGTGGCTTTCTTTCTCTATGCAGAGATAGCAGTCAACCTCATCTTGTGTATACCCTTCATATCAGCAAAGAG ATGGCGTTTGGTTTTCAGCTGGAGAATATGGAGCTGGTTATCTCCGTACTGGAACAAATGTTTCTTTACCATGATCATGGTTCTTATTGTTCTTTTCCTTG ATGCTGTCCGTGAGGTGCAGAAGTACTCAGGTCCAGAGCCCATGCATGATGCCAAGGTGAACCCAAATTTGTACGACCATGTCCACATGAAGCTGTTCAGAGCCCAGAGGAACCTCTACATATCtggcttttctctcttcctctggct TATCATGCGTCGAGTTGTCACTTTGCTAAACCAGGTTGCTGTCACCTTGGAGGACAGTGCAGGTCTTCAGGCACAGATGGACAGTGCTGTCAAAGCAACCAAGCAGTGCCAGGACAACAACCTGATGCTGAAACAA GCTCTGCTGGACGAGGAAAAAGCCATGTCAGCAAAAAACCAGCAACTGAAGTTGGAGGCTGAGAAGCTGGCAAATCAAGTGAAGGCTGCTGAGGAGG CTGTGCGCAAGTCTCACGCAGAAGTGGAAGCCATGAGGAGACAAGCCAAAGGTCTCGCGCAAGAGTACGACAGGCTATTGACGGAGCACCATCAACTCCAG AATCTCCAGAATGCTGCAGACAAAAAGGATCAGTAA
- the LOC124062369 gene encoding solute carrier organic anion transporter family member 1C1-like encodes MKKMDNTAKGSWTLDNKPTSSAVKNSCHPNLKLFLAALSFAYFAKALSGSYMKSTITQLERRFDIPSYLIGIIDGSFEIGNLLVIAFVSYFGAKLHRPKIIAIGCILMSFGTFLIAMPHFIIGRYKIETSVRSSLNSTNNLSPCPESSPESTRAGDRPSMLPSRGCERESSVSMWIYVFLGNVLRGIGETPVQPLGISYIDDYAQSENAALYIGCVQTISVIGPVFGYLLGSLCAKIYVDIGYVDMETVTITPGDARWVGAWWLGYLIAGTITLMSAVPFWFLPKSLPMPVDKHDTSCTPEQARFIKDSPTLEHKFRPEEPANLHQMAKEFVPTLKNLLGNPVYIIYLSVTIIQFNSLIGMVTYKPKYIEQHYGQSASKANFLMGMINIPAVALGMFSGGVVMKKYKLGIMGAAKFAFGTSLLGYFLSLFFLAMGCENSKVAGITVSYTGVEGLSHQEPSLFSDCNSGCLCSRREWDPVCGANGITYVSPCLAGCISSTGSGRNTVFDNCRCVALADTHHGNLTATLGQCPRRDSCDRIFPYFLALSVLSSFIISLGGTPGFVLLVRCIKPELKSLALGIHTLATRTLAGIPAPIYFGAIIDTTCLKWAYKMCGGRGACRLYNTSAYRIVYLGLTLGLRTVSFFLCISGFALLKRHIKREEKYALTNGSVELESLRKEENSSIHCEQFLSASDCNPDRETRL; translated from the exons ATGAAAAAGATGGACAACACAGCCAAAGGCAGCTGGACCCTGGACAACAAGCCTACCTCCTCTGCAGTGAAGAACTCCTGCCACCCCAATCTGAAG TTGTTCCTTGCAGCCTTGTCCTTTGCCTACTTTGCCAAGGCTTTATCTGGCAGCTACATGAAGAGCACAATTACACAACTAGAGAGGCGATTTGACATCCCCAGTTATCTGATTGGCATCATAGACGGGAGCTTTGAAATAG GGAATTTGCTGGTGATTGCCTTTGTGAGCTATTTTGGTGCCAAACTCCATCGACCCAAGATCATAGCAATCGGGTGCATATTGATGTCTTTTGGGACCTTTTTGATCGCCATGCCTCATTTCATCATTGGCCG CTATAAGATCGAAACATCAGTTAGATCTTCACTGAATTCAACCAATAACCTCTCTCCATGCCCAGAAAGCTCACCTGAGTCCACGAGGGCAGGTGACAGACCATCTATGCTTCCCTCTAGAG GCTGTGAGCGAGAGTCCAGTGTTTCGATGTGGATCTATGTGTTTCTGGGAAACGTCCTGCGTGGTATTGGAGAGACTCCTGTACAGCCTCTGGGAATCTCCTACATTGACGATTACGCACAGTCCGAGAATGCTGCCCTCTACATTG GATGTGTCCAAACCATATCAGTTATTGGTCCTGTTTTTGGGTACCTGCTGGGGTCACTGTGTGCCAAAATCTACGTTGACATTGGCTATGTGGACATGG AGACAGTAACTATCACCCCTGGTGATGCTCGCTGGGTGGGGGCGTGGTGGCTGGGCTACCTCATCGCTGGTACTATCACCCTCATGTCTGCTGTTCCTTTCTGGTTCCTGCCTAAATCACTGCCCATGCCTGTGGATAAACACGATACCAGCTGTACTCCCGAGCAAGCCAGGTTTATTAAAGACTCCCCAACACTGGAGCACAAGTTCAGACCTGAAGAGCCAGCTAATTTACATCAGATGGCCAAAG AGTTTGTGCCAACATTGAAAAATCTCCTTGGAAATCCTGTGTACATCATCTACTTAAGTGTAACcatcattcagttcaattcTCTCATCGGGATGGTCACCTACAAACCCAAATACATCGAGCAACACTATGGCCAGTCGGCATCAAAAGCCAATTTCCTCATGG GCATGATCAACATCCCGGCTGTGGCCCTAGGGATGTTCTCTGGAGGGGTTGTCATGAAGAAGTACAAGCTGGGTATCATGGGAGCAGCTAAATTTGCTTTTGGGACCTCCCTGCTGGGTTACTTCCTGTCGCTCTTTTTCTTAGCCATGGGCTGTGAGAACTCCAAGGTGGCAGGCATTACAGTTTCCTATACTGG AGTGGAAGGCTTGTCTCATCAGGAACCGTCTCTCTTCTCTGACTGTAATTCGGGTTGCTTGTGCTCCAGGAGGGAGTGGGATCCAGTTTGTGGGGCGAACGGGATCACCTATGTGTCCCCCTGCTTGGCTGGATGCATCTCCTCCACCGGCTCTGGCAGGAATACG gTGTTTGACAATTGCAGGTGTGTAGCGCTGGCTGACACACACCATGGCAACCTGACGGCCACTCTGGGCCAGTGTCCACGCAGGGACAGCTGTGACAGAATCTTCCCTTATTTCCTGGCTCTGTCCGTCCTCAGCTCCTTCATCATCTCTCTTGGGGGGACACCAGGCTTCGTGCTGCTTGTCAG gtgcaTTAAGCCTGAGCTGAAATCTCTCGCTCTTGGAATTCACACATTGGCCACTCGAACCCTCG CTGGAATACCTGCCCCTATATACTTCGGAGCCATAATTGACACAACATGCCTCAAATGGGCATACAAGATGtgcggaggaagaggagcatgCAGACTATATAACACCTCAGCGTACAG gatCGTGTACCTGGGTCTGACACTGGGCTTGAGGACAGTCTCCTTCTTCCTTTGTATTTCAGGCTTTGCTCTACTCAAAAGACATATTAAGAGGGAGGAGAAATATGCTCTGACCAATGGGAGCGTAGAGCTGGAGTCGCTAAGGAAAGAAGAGAACAGCTCCATACACTGTGAGCAGTTTTTGTCAGCCTCTGACTGCAATCCTGACAGAGAGACTCGTTTATGA